From one Methylovirgula sp. HY1 genomic stretch:
- a CDS encoding RNA-guided endonuclease TnpB family protein, whose translation MILAYKFRLYPSRAQRQTLDQMLRDFCKLYNAGLEQRIAAYRMRGISLSYKAQASELKAVRAAGEGLERWSFTAEQQVLRRIDKTFKAFFARIRRGETPGFPRFRARARYHAAEFRVGDGLTLRKNDRIANRIANRLGIVGVPGDIKVKCHRKLPGEAKSAILARQNDKWFVVFHVEVAEAERLDGETVGIDLGLSSLVALSTGETIERPNWTRRAAKGLRKRQRSLARCKHGSRRQVKARARLAAYSAKIARKRADTLHKLSANLTARFAAIGIEDLNIKGLARGMLAKDVHDAAWAQLASMLDYKAARAGGTIVKVDPRGTSQTCPDCGTIKAKRLSERRHRCACGCDLDRDVAAAQIIHFRAFGSRPGHGLQNSRRRVAA comes from the coding sequence TTGATCCTCGCCTATAAATTCCGGCTGTATCCGAGCCGAGCTCAACGCCAGACCCTCGATCAAATGCTGCGCGACTTCTGCAAGCTCTATAACGCCGGCCTTGAGCAGCGCATCGCCGCCTACCGGATGCGCGGCATATCTTTAAGCTACAAGGCGCAGGCCTCCGAATTAAAGGCCGTGCGCGCCGCCGGCGAAGGCCTGGAGCGCTGGTCATTCACCGCCGAGCAGCAGGTCCTGCGCCGCATCGACAAGACATTCAAAGCCTTCTTCGCCCGCATCCGGCGCGGAGAAACGCCAGGATTTCCCCGCTTCCGCGCCAGGGCTCGCTATCATGCCGCAGAATTTCGCGTCGGCGATGGCCTGACGCTCCGCAAGAACGATCGCATCGCCAATCGCATCGCCAATCGCTTGGGCATCGTCGGCGTGCCTGGCGACATCAAAGTCAAATGCCACCGGAAGCTTCCAGGCGAGGCCAAAAGCGCGATCCTCGCACGGCAAAACGACAAATGGTTCGTCGTCTTTCACGTCGAAGTGGCCGAGGCGGAACGCCTTGATGGTGAAACGGTCGGGATCGATCTCGGTCTGTCCTCGCTCGTTGCCCTTTCGACCGGCGAGACGATCGAAAGGCCTAACTGGACACGCCGCGCTGCCAAGGGCTTACGCAAGCGCCAGCGTTCCCTAGCCCGGTGCAAACATGGATCAAGGCGTCAAGTCAAAGCTCGCGCTCGCCTTGCCGCTTACAGCGCAAAAATCGCGCGCAAGCGGGCCGACACCCTGCATAAACTCTCCGCCAATCTGACGGCGCGCTTCGCCGCAATCGGAATAGAGGATTTAAACATAAAAGGTCTGGCGCGCGGCATGCTCGCCAAGGACGTCCATGACGCCGCGTGGGCACAACTCGCTTCGATGCTCGACTACAAGGCTGCAAGAGCCGGTGGAACGATCGTCAAAGTCGATCCGCGCGGCACCTCCCAAACCTGCCCGGATTGTGGAACGATCAAGGCGAAGAGGCTCTCTGAGCGTCGCCACCGCTGCGCATGCGGTTGCGATCTCGATCGGGATGTCGCTGCCGCACAGATCATTCATTTTCGGGCGTTTGGCTCCAGGCCGGGGCACGGCCTTCAGAACTCACGCCGGCGGGTTGCCGCGTAG
- a CDS encoding type II toxin-antitoxin system RelE/ParE family toxin, producing the protein MRYRLRPRAKHNLEAIWDYSAATWGIDRAESYIRQIQTTCELLAGDAHLGRACEEIRPGYRKIRSGSHILFYREAEGDIEIVRILHQEHVRGGNPGIHAGEEPRSLAKLKFI; encoded by the coding sequence ATGCGCTATAGGTTACGCCCGCGCGCGAAACACAATCTTGAAGCCATCTGGGATTACAGCGCCGCTACATGGGGCATTGATCGGGCCGAATCCTATATTCGCCAGATCCAGACGACGTGCGAGCTTTTGGCCGGCGACGCGCACCTCGGGCGCGCCTGCGAAGAAATTCGCCCAGGCTATCGGAAAATTCGTTCCGGTTCTCATATCCTCTTCTACCGAGAAGCTGAGGGCGATATCGAGATCGTCCGTATCCTCCATCAGGAACACGTACGCGGCGGGAACCCCGGCATTCATGCCGGGGAGGAGCCGCGCTCACTTGCCAAGTTGAAGTTTATTTAG
- a CDS encoding type II toxin-antitoxin system ParD family antitoxin — protein sequence MARNTSFTLGDHFAAFVESQVTEGRYASASDVVRAGLRLLEEQEVKLAALRAALIEGETSGPAAPFDFDGFIAHKRGQNAL from the coding sequence ATGGCTAGGAACACATCTTTCACACTGGGTGACCACTTCGCAGCTTTCGTCGAAAGCCAAGTCACCGAAGGTCGTTATGCATCGGCCAGCGACGTTGTGCGAGCCGGCTTGCGATTACTCGAAGAGCAGGAGGTAAAGCTCGCCGCCCTGCGTGCCGCCCTCATCGAAGGCGAAACCAGCGGACCTGCGGCGCCTTTCGATTTCGACGGATTCATCGCGCATAAGCGCGGCCAAAATGCGCTATAG
- a CDS encoding F0F1 ATP synthase subunit gamma — MAERLADIAAKITNVRQLEAVVTAMRGIAASRAQQGRALLGGIEAYSDVVTRSMGEALALLPKEESMQPVSGRQRRGLILFSAEQGFVGAFGERILDAAGESLKDAAVFILGTRGAAIAAERGVDPAWSAPMATQAGAVIATANRVADALYASVAEGRMTDVDILFPSFVPASGLKITRRSLLPLDLTRFRRPITNLPPLTTLAPPDLIENLAAEYVFAQLCNAAMHAFAAENEARMLAMAAAKTNVQTKLEELSRRERQLRQEEITTEIIELAAGAEAMDQARGRL; from the coding sequence ATGGCCGAGCGTCTGGCCGACATCGCCGCGAAGATCACCAATGTCCGGCAACTCGAGGCTGTGGTGACTGCCATGCGCGGCATCGCCGCGTCGCGGGCGCAGCAGGGGCGGGCTTTATTGGGGGGCATTGAAGCCTATAGCGACGTCGTGACACGATCGATGGGTGAGGCGCTTGCCTTATTGCCGAAGGAAGAGTCCATGCAGCCGGTATCCGGCCGGCAACGCCGCGGCCTCATTCTGTTCTCCGCCGAGCAAGGATTCGTTGGCGCCTTTGGCGAGCGTATCCTTGACGCAGCGGGGGAAAGCCTCAAAGACGCCGCAGTTTTCATTCTTGGCACGAGAGGCGCCGCGATTGCCGCGGAACGGGGAGTGGACCCGGCTTGGTCGGCGCCAATGGCGACACAGGCCGGCGCCGTGATCGCCACCGCCAATCGCGTCGCCGATGCTCTTTACGCATCGGTCGCAGAGGGCAGGATGACCGATGTGGACATCCTGTTCCCAAGCTTTGTGCCGGCGAGCGGCCTAAAGATCACAAGGCGATCGCTGCTGCCACTCGATCTGACGCGCTTTCGCCGGCCGATCACCAATCTGCCGCCTTTAACGACGCTTGCGCCGCCCGATCTCATTGAGAATTTGGCGGCGGAATATGTCTTTGCGCAGCTTTGCAATGCTGCAATGCATGCTTTTGCGGCGGAGAATGAGGCGCGGATGCTGGCCATGGCCGCCGCCAAGACAAATGTTCAAACCAAGCTTGAGGAGCTGTCGCGACGTGAGAGGCAGTTGCGTCAGGAAGAGATCACGACCGAGATCATCGAACTTGCCGCGGGAGCGGAAGCAATGGACCAAGCCCGCGGACGTCTTTGA
- a CDS encoding F0F1 ATP synthase subunit alpha, with protein MQTNLPANVERWLQDAAAKIRTTELAPRAEHFGRVESIGDGIALVSGLRDVRLDELLRFERGQMGFATTLDRDALCCVLLDTAEAIEAGDKVYGTGEVACVPVGKGLLGRIVDPLGRALDDCGAIDGDSYEPIERPAPPIIARDFVVEPLQTGVLVIDAMFALGRGQRELIIGDRAIGKTALAVDTIINQKRSDIICVYVAVGQKSSTVKRVIEAIQTHGAPERCIFVVASASAAPGLQWIAPFTGFTMAEYFRDRGGHALVVIDDLSKHAATHREIALLTRQPPGREAYPGDIFYVHARLLERAAKLDKAAGGGSLTALPLAELDAGNLSAYIPTNLISITDGQIVLDSRLFQEGQKPAVDVGTSVSRVGGKTQAPALRAAAEMLRLDYAQFLELEMFTRFGGITDEQVKGKIARGRRIRAILTQPQYAPQRLTDEVALLLALQDGLLDALPLEKLDVFRAELAGWLDRSAGPVVAAIEASGQLDEAGRAALKASLAVLATHIAATTEPSPPDAA; from the coding sequence TTGCAGACGAATCTACCCGCTAATGTCGAGCGCTGGCTGCAGGACGCCGCAGCGAAGATCCGCACGACAGAGCTCGCACCCAGGGCGGAGCATTTCGGCCGCGTCGAATCGATCGGTGATGGGATCGCACTTGTCTCGGGCCTGCGCGACGTACGCCTCGACGAATTGCTTCGTTTCGAACGAGGGCAAATGGGCTTTGCGACGACTTTGGACCGCGATGCGCTCTGTTGCGTTCTTCTCGATACCGCTGAGGCGATCGAAGCTGGAGATAAGGTTTATGGAACCGGCGAAGTGGCATGCGTGCCGGTCGGCAAAGGCCTGCTCGGCCGTATCGTCGATCCTCTCGGCCGAGCGCTCGACGATTGCGGCGCGATCGATGGCGATTCTTATGAGCCGATCGAAAGGCCGGCACCGCCGATCATCGCCCGCGATTTCGTCGTCGAACCCCTACAGACTGGCGTGCTTGTGATCGACGCCATGTTCGCGCTCGGCCGCGGCCAACGGGAATTGATCATCGGCGATCGCGCCATCGGCAAGACGGCGCTCGCTGTCGATACGATCATCAATCAAAAGCGCAGCGACATCATTTGTGTCTATGTCGCCGTCGGCCAGAAGTCCTCGACCGTCAAACGCGTTATCGAGGCGATCCAAACCCATGGCGCGCCGGAACGCTGCATCTTCGTGGTCGCGAGCGCCTCCGCCGCGCCGGGATTGCAATGGATCGCGCCATTTACAGGCTTCACCATGGCGGAATATTTTCGCGATCGCGGCGGCCATGCCTTGGTCGTCATCGACGATCTCAGCAAGCATGCGGCAACACATCGTGAAATTGCGCTGCTCACGCGTCAGCCGCCGGGCCGCGAAGCCTATCCAGGCGACATATTCTATGTGCATGCGCGCCTGCTCGAACGGGCGGCGAAGCTCGACAAGGCGGCGGGCGGCGGCTCGCTCACGGCCTTGCCGCTGGCCGAACTCGATGCCGGCAATCTTTCCGCCTATATTCCAACCAATCTCATTTCGATCACCGACGGGCAGATCGTGCTCGATAGCCGACTTTTTCAAGAAGGCCAGAAGCCGGCGGTCGATGTCGGCACCAGCGTGAGCCGCGTCGGGGGCAAGACGCAGGCGCCGGCGTTACGTGCCGCCGCCGAGATGCTGCGGCTCGATTATGCGCAGTTTCTCGAGCTTGAAATGTTCACGCGCTTTGGCGGCATCACGGACGAGCAGGTCAAGGGCAAGATCGCACGCGGCCGACGTATCCGCGCGATCCTCACCCAGCCGCAATATGCGCCGCAGCGGCTCACCGACGAAGTCGCCCTCCTGCTCGCCTTGCAAGACGGTCTACTCGATGCGCTGCCGCTTGAAAAACTCGACGTTTTTCGCGCCGAACTCGCCGGCTGGCTTGATCGCTCGGCTGGACCTGTCGTCGCCGCGATTGAAGCAAGTGGTCAGCTCGACGAAGCCGGTCGCGCCGCACTGAAGGCTAGTCTTGCGGTCCTGGCGACACATATCGCCGCGACGACCGAGCCTTCTCCGCCGGATGCTGCGTGA
- a CDS encoding F0F1 ATP synthase subunit delta, translating to MHIDWSTLALQTINVLILVWILARFLFRPLRAIIAQRQAKTDAVLAEAVAARKKAAEAATAMESERADIERQREQLLATAQGDAAKEKARLIDAAAKNIAALRIEAQSAAARDRAAMEAALIARIKDLAVEITRRLLSRISPNADLDGFVVGLCAQFDKLSPQTQAAFTLGPGQNAPIEIVTATPLSAEVEAHVREALEQIFGIGRQFAFRADPALIAGLEVHARTASLRNSLRDELDRIVKELRIADESTR from the coding sequence ATGCATATCGATTGGTCCACCCTGGCGCTTCAGACGATCAATGTCCTGATCCTTGTCTGGATTCTTGCCCGCTTTCTGTTTCGGCCGCTGCGCGCGATCATTGCGCAGCGACAGGCGAAAACGGACGCGGTTCTCGCCGAAGCGGTCGCCGCCCGCAAAAAGGCCGCCGAGGCCGCAACAGCCATGGAAAGCGAACGCGCGGATATCGAGAGGCAGCGCGAACAGCTTTTGGCCACGGCGCAGGGCGACGCTGCAAAGGAGAAGGCGCGCCTGATCGATGCGGCGGCAAAAAATATTGCCGCTCTGCGGATCGAAGCGCAATCCGCCGCCGCGCGGGACCGCGCGGCGATGGAGGCGGCGCTGATCGCGCGCATTAAGGATCTTGCCGTCGAAATCACGCGCCGCCTTCTCAGCCGCATTTCGCCGAACGCCGATCTCGATGGCTTCGTCGTCGGTTTGTGCGCGCAATTCGATAAGCTGTCACCGCAAACGCAAGCAGCTTTCACTCTTGGGCCTGGCCAAAATGCGCCGATCGAGATCGTGACCGCAACACCTTTGTCGGCGGAGGTCGAAGCTCATGTCCGCGAGGCGCTCGAACAAATTTTCGGGATAGGCCGGCAATTCGCCTTTCGCGCGGATCCAGCGCTGATTGCAGGACTCGAAGTTCATGCCCGCACGGCATCGCTGCGCAACAGCCTGCGCGATGAGCTCGATCGGATCGTCAAGGAGCTCAGAATTGCAGACGAATCTACCCGCTAA